DNA from Acidobacteriota bacterium:
GGTGGTCGGCGACGATCCGGGCTTCCTCTGGCTCGCTGCCGCCGGCTTCGAGGATCATCGTGGCTGCCTCGCGCAGCGCCCGTGGATGGATGTCGATCGAATCCAAGGGTTGCCTCCTTCTGTCTTGCCCCAAGGCTCGGAGCGGCGATCCTATGCGGCCACATCGGCGCCGTCGGCAGCGGCGTTTGCATCGGGAAGCCTGCTGACGCGCGTGCGAGGGGGCCTATAGGGAGAAGTAGCCAGTAGTCGTCACGGCGGCTCCGTCGCGTCGGTGGTGTAGGGTGGCGACAGTGAGACCGAGAGCGCGCCTGCCTGCCGGGCCGCTCGCAGAATAGCCGCCATCAAGGCGACGGGTAGCTCCCGGGCCGGGCGGTGAACACGCGGGAGTCGCATACAGCGCGCTGTCGGTCTCACGGACGGCCCGGCACCAATCCAGGCGTCGGCGCCTCACCGGAACCGTGAGTGGCGACCGCCAGTTCTCCCGCAGGCTACGAGCATCCCGCGCGTCAGACCAAGTTGGCTTTGGTCGAGACCGCCCATCGGATCACCGAGTTTCGGTCGTTCGCGGACCTCGGGGGGTGCTGGGGAGTCAATGGCGCGTACTCGTTCCACGCGGCCGAACTCTGCGGCCCGAGCCTCGAACGGGCCTTCATCCTCGACGGGAGCATCACGCCGCAAACCCGCGACCGAGCGGGCCAACACCCGAGGGTCCAACTCGTCGAGACGCTGCTCGGCTCCCGCGAGGCCCACGAGGCGGTAGGCCACGTGGGCGCGGTCATCATGTTCGACATCCTGCTCCACCAGGTCGATCCCGACTGGAACGACTTCCTGCTCGCGTGGTCGCGCCAGACCGACACACTCGTGATCCACAACCAGAACTGGCTCAAGACGCCTCGGACGATCCGCTTCGTCGAGCGCGGTCTGGAGTGGTATCGCCGCAACGTCGTGGTGTGGGAGGACGAGTACGCGCCTTCGGTGGAGCGCTGGTTCGCACGCCACCACGAACGTGACTCGCGGGGTCGGCTGGAGCGTGACAGCTACGACTTCTGGCAGTGGGGCATCCGGCCGCTCGAACTCATCAACCTGCTGGCCCGTCACGGCTTCGAGTTAGTCCACATGGACAGAGACGCGCTGCCGTTCGGCCCGCACTACCCCTGGATCGTCAACGACGGCATGGTGTTCCGGCGTGCTGCGTTCCCCGAGGCATCGCGACGGTCCCGCATTCGTGCGACCGCGCGAGCGCTGTTGTCCAGACGCGCCGTGACCTCTCGCCCTACCGAGACCATGCGCTTGACTGAAGTAAGGACTTGAAGCACTTCTTCGTTCCTGATGGCGGGATGTTGCGACCGCACAGCGGCGGTCGGCGCTACTGGTGCCCGTGACGGTGGGGCGAGTGCGTCACCGAGAGCCTCTCGGCTGGTTCGGCACTATGACCGCCGTGGTGTTCGGCAACCTGGTCGCGTGGGCGATCGTGACCGCTGTGGTGTTGATCCTCTGGATCGGCGCCTGTGGGCTGGCACTGTCCGAGGCCGGGCGGATCCTCGAAGGAGTAGAGAGCTTGCCGTAGCTAGCGCACCGCGTTGACGGGCACGGAATCCGTCTATGCCGGTACAGGTTGGAAGAGCCGTAGGGGTTCTTCCGCTAGAGTCGCGGAGACACTCAGTCCAGCAAAGGGAGACCCGCAATGCGCCCCACCGAACACACCGACAAGAAACCAGAGGCTGCGGAACCAGCCGCGTGACCGTCACAGTGTGGGCCGTGATTGCTGCGGCCGGAGCGAGCGGGGGTTCCGCCGGTTGGACGACAGCGGTGCGCGAGTGGGGACCGGTGATCGCAGCGGCAACGATCGCTGTTGTGGCGGTTCTGACGTTTCGCAGATTGAAGAAGACCGACACCGAGGAGGCGCTAGCCGCTGCCAAGAAGGAAGGCGAGTGGAAGGGCCGCATGGACGCGTTCAAGAAGAACACGACCAAGAGGCTCAAGGGGATCGACAAGAAGGTCGGTGGCATCGACAAGAAGGTCGGGGTCGTCGAAGCAACGGTTCTCCAGATCGAAGCTTGGTTTCAGCGCGCAGGAATCTCCAAGGTGAATAGCCCGCTGACACTGAACGAACTAGCCGAGAGAGCGTGGCGTGAGTTGGACGCCGAGAACTGGCTCGAGCAACACGCGGTAGAAGTGTCGGAGAAGGTCACGGACATGGGCGAGTACGATGTACAGGAATTCTGCTTCGCCCACATGGCGACTCTGGAGTTGGAGCCTGAGCGCCAACGGCGTCTACGGAATGTCGCCTACCACAACGGCCTGACCGAGTTTCAGGTTCGCCAGATCATGGCGATCAAGCTCCGCGATCAGCTCCTAGATCTTGCGGGCTTAGACCGCCCCACTGACGAGAGAGAGCTGCCAGCGCCCCTACCAGGCCCTTGGGATCAACCTCAACAGCGACGGGGCGACCAATGAGAGTTCACTGGAACAAGTGTGGAGACGGGGTTTGGTGCGACCTGCTCAACCTCAATCTGAACCACCCTCACTTCAACGACCTCAAAGGTGTCTACGTGATCTGGCGAGCCTCAGACGGCCGCGTCGTCCGCGTGGGCGCTGGCGAAGTCGCTGCCCGCTTGATGGTGCACCGAAGAGCAACTTGGGCGAAGGCGCACGGCGGACTGCTGGCAACATGGACGAGGATTGAAGACAGCCAACAAGCGGGAGTTGAGCGCTTCCTTGCCGACCAACTCAACCCACTTGAAGGGAGGGCGTACCCCGACGCCGTCCCGATTCCCGTCAATCTGCCTGGACAGTGAGACTCGTAGCGTCTTGATCGCCGGCACGGCACGGCACGACGGCGACCGCCCCTAGCGGATCAGCGATACGGCGAACAGGATCATCGCGGCTCCGACCACGACCGTTCAGCGGTCTGTCATCGGACGCCCAGTAAGGTAGGCCGTCTGCTTGACCTATCCGCAACACAGGCTGATAATGAGCGGGCCTGTCAACAACCGCAGGCACCGATGGGACGACCGAAGGAGACCAGCCGATGAGCCGTCGTGAGGCGGCACCGCGGAACACGTCCGCCAACGCCGCGCGGCCGACCGAGCGCTCGCGGACCGTCAAGAAGGCCGAGCGAGAGGCCGAGTTTCCCGCCCGAATCGAGGAGGCGACGCCAGAGCAGATCGCGAAGGCGATGTTCGCTGCTACGGATCTCCGTCGCCAGAAAGCGTCTGACGGCTAGAACTGCGATACGATGCTCGGTTTCCTCGGTCCCACCGAGGCGCTTCCAGTGACTCACTTCTGGAGGTCCAAATGACGACCAACATTATCCATCTTGATGCCAATCTGGCGTGGCGAGTAGCTCGCTTGGACGAGCGGCACGAGTTCCGCTGGCTCGGCATCTGCGACGAACTGAAGCTGACAGTCGAGTCCTCGACCTATCAGGAACTCCTGGAGGACATCGGGGACGCGCTTGACGCGGTGTTTCTGGACCTCTGCCTAGAAGGCCGCTTGAACGACTTCCTGACCCAGCAAGGATGGAAGATCGTCGATGGTGGCCAGCACTGGCTGGAGACCGACCCGAACGAACTCTCGTTCGACCTCCCCTTCACCCCTCAGCAGATGTCAAGCCGTGATCTCGAGGCGAGTATTCACTAACAAGGTTCGGTCTCTCGGTTACAAGCGGCGTCCCGAGAAGAAGCGGTCCTACCCGTACCGCCACCCTGAAACGCTGCACATCATCCCGATCCCGAAGAGGCAGCAGATCACCGAACCGTTCGTCCGTTCGGCGCTCCGACAAGCTGGACTTGAACCGGAGGAGATCGAGAAGTTCATCGGTGAAGCGACTGCCTGACCTTCGCTGTGCGTTAGGCCACCAGATCCCGATAGCGCAGCCGCTTCCCCTCCATGCCGCGCCACGTTGCGGCCATGCGGTCGAGCGCCGGTAGGCGCCGCAGGTTGTGGCGTCCCGCCGCCGCTTCGACGTGGCGCCGCAGGTGCTTGCGGCTCCACCAGTGGTGGACGCCGATGTAGGAGCGCTTGAGGCCGCTCCAGCTCTCGATGCTCTGAGAATGGGTCTCGGGGTTGTCGCGGTTCACGTACTCGCCGCGGGAGTGCTTGACCGTCCGGTGGCGGTAGGACTCCATCAGATCCTCGTAGCCCCCGTGGTCATCGGTGTAGACGTTGCTGCCGTGGCGGACGTGGCGCTCGCCGAACCGCGTGAGCGTGTCGGCGTCTGGCGTGTCGATCACCGCCACCACCACCGGCCCGTCGCGCTGGATCGCGCCCACGACCGGCTTCTTGCCCCAGAAGTTCTCGCCCGAGTGGAGGAGTCGCTTGGCCCGGTGGCGGTTCCGCTGCTTCCCGCCCACGTAGGTCTCGTCGACCTCTACGGTGCCGCGTGGCTTCGCGGCCCCGACCGGGAACGCCTCGCGGATCCGGTGGAGCATGTATCAGGCGGTCGGCTGCGACCCCGATGTACTCCGCGAGCCGACCGCTCGGGATGCCCTTCGGTTCTGAGTTGAAGAGGTAGATCGCGAGCGCCCACGCGCGGTAGCCGAGCCGACTGGACTGCATGATCGTGCCCTTGCGGACCGAGAAGTGCTTCCGGCAGGCCCGACAGCGGTACGGCATCGTCGGATGGTTGACGGCGCCGTACTCGCACGACCCGCAGTCTGGACACACGGGTCCGTCGGGCCACCGCTGCTCCTCGAACCAGCGCTCGGCCGCCGCGTCGTCAGGGAACTGTGCGACCAGTTCAACGACGCTCAGATTCGGCTTGCTGGCCCGTGACTCCGGTTGTTGGTTCATGGGTGTTCGAGTCGATCAGCGCCCAGCCGACGCCGGCGTGGTAAAGGATTTCGTCAGACCTCGACATCGCACTCGACACGGTCGTTCGGGTCACCTCGAGGCCGGCCTCCAGGACGGCCCTATGAACTGCGCTGACGGGGGCCGGCGCACTGCGAGCCATCAAGAACGGCCTCACGATCTCGAGGACTTGTGCTTCGCGTGAGCCACGCACGCTCCTCTTCTTCGTGGCTCGCCTCGGTGTACGTCCGACGGGGAGTTCGAGTTGTTCTCCCAGCAGCGACGCGAGGTCGGCGGTACGGAGCCGCTCGAGAGCCGCGATCGCCTCGTCAATCGCCTGATCCAGAACCTCCTTCTTCATGGTACTCAGAAGGGCAGCAGTCAGCTTGTCCATTTGGCGCTCCTCGGATTCCTGTGCTACAACTGACAAAGAGAAACGTGTGGGGGGCGGTTTCCCGACCCCCGCCCCATTCCCCGGGGCCCAGTCTTCTGGCCATTGGTTTCTCCCGGTTCGAGCCGGGCGCTGACCTCATCTCCGAATGACGCGGTAGTGCCCGGCTCGTCCTTCGTTACGACAGTGTATCAGGCGTTCGGCGCAATGCAAGCGTGTCACGAAGAAAAATTCGTGACACGATCCGTGACATGCGATGCGTGGCGGAACGCCAGCCAAGGAGAGTGCATGTCCGACACTACGACCTACAGCCGAACCACAGAGAACGCTGAGATTGAGATTGACCCCACGCCTGACGGCGAAGTCCAGATCGAGTTCCCGTCCGCGGTTCTCCCGCTGGATACGTCCCTCGTCCTGAGACTCACTCCCGAAGGGGCTAAGCGCTTCGGGGAGGAACTGATTCGCGTCGCCGATATCGCCGCTCAGGGTTCCGGCGGCGGCTGAACTTCTAGGGCGTTGGCTCACGCTCTAGGCTGCGAGTCCCTTGCGCCTCGCATTTGGCTACTCTCCCGATAGCCCCCCGTGCGAGCGCGGGACGCTAAGCTGACGCTTCGATGCGTCACTTCGCAGCCTCGTCGTTCCTGCCGGCCGGTTTGCTGGTTCTTGTCGGTGCGACTGCACCCGGGCTTTCACAACCCAATCCGGATTCGGGCTGGATCGACCTGACCGCGGGTGGCATCGAAGACGGGTGGCGGCAGCTAGGCGGCGTGGCCGAGTACGCGCTGGAGGACGGTGTCGTCGTCGGCACCGCGGTCATCGAGACGCCCAACTCCTTTCTCGCCACGACGGAGGAGTACGGTGACTTCGCGCTGCAACTGGAGTTCAAGATCGACGAGGGACTCAACGCGGGAGTCCAGATCCGCAGTCACAGCGATCCCGACTATCGCAACGGCACGGTGCACGGCTACCAGGTCGAGATCGATCCGAGCGAGCGGGCGTGGAGCGCCGGGATTTACGACGAGGCCCGGCGCGGCTGGCTGTTTCCGCTGTCCGTGAACCCCGCGGCGAGCCGGGCGTTCCGGCAGGGAGACTGGAACCACCTCTACATCGAGGCGATCGGTCCCGAGATCCGGACCTGGCTGAACAACGTGCCGGCGACGTTCCTGATCGACGAGATGACGCCGCGCGGCTTCATCGCGCTCCAGGTCCACTCGGTCGGACCGGAGCAGGGTGGACTGCAGGTTCGCTATCGGAACGTCCTGCTGCGAACCGAAGACCTGGCGCCGAGCGGACGATCTTTCCCGTACGTCGTCGACACGCGGCCGAACCGCCTCTCCGAAGCGGAGGCGGCAATGGGTTGGAAACTGCTCTTCGACGGCGAGAGCACGGAGGCCTGGCGCGGCGCCCACCGCGAGGACTTCCCCGCCACCGGCTGGGAAGTGCGCGACGGCGAGTTGACGGTGCTCGGCTCGGAAGCAGGCGGGCAACGGGGTGGCGGGATCGTGACGAGGGAGTCCTTCTCGGCGTTCGAGCTCCAGTTGGAGTTCCGGATGACAGAGGGCGCGAACAGCGGCATCAAATACCTGGTCACCGAGGGCTACGGCTCCGCGCCCGGTACGGCGGTAGCGTTCGAGTACCAGATCCTCGACGATATGCGTCATGCCGATGCGGAAGCTGGACGCGACGGCAACCGGACGCTCGCCTCGCTCTACGATCTGCTGCCGGCCACCAAGACCGGGCGCTTCGTCCACGGACCGGGCCGCTACAACCACGCGCGGATCGTCGTTCGCGCCGACGGCGCCGTGGAGCACTGGCTGAACCATCAGCTGGTGCTGGCGTTCGACCGGAAGTCGGCGGAACTCGACGAGGCGATCGCCCTGAGCAAGTTCGCCGGTCGGGAAGGGTTCGGCAAGTGGCCGGAGGGCCGCATTCTGATCCAGGACCATGGCGACGAGGTCGCGTTCCGCAGCATCAAGGTGCGCCGCCTCGACGGCACGGAGTAGGCGGTCCGGAGAGACCTGGGATTCCGGACATGCGCGTGCGCCTCGCCTACGGCCGCGGAGGCCTCATGATCGACGTCCCGAGTGAGCGGACGACGGTCATCATGCCGGTCCAGGCGCCCGCGCTGGCGGATCCCGACGCCGCCCTGACCGCGGCGCTTCGTGCTCCGGTGGCCGGCCCGCCGCTGCGGGAACTGGCAAGCCCCGGTCAGACGGTGGCGATCTCGGTATGCGACATCACGCGGGCCCAGCCGCGGCGGGAGATGGTCGCCGCGGTGCTGCGGGAACTCGAAGGCGCCGTCCGCCCGGAGGACGCCACCATCCTGATCGCGACCGGCACCCACCGGGCGAACACGCCGGCCGAACTCCAGGCGATGCTCGGCAACGAGATTCTCGGCTCATGCCGCGTGATCAACCACGACGCTCGCGATGACTCTTCTCTTGTTGACCTGGGGGAGACCGGCAACGGCGTTCCGACGCGGCTCTGCCGGCACTGGCTGGAGGCGGACCTGCGGATCACGACCGGCTTCGTCGAGCCCCACTTCTTCGCTGGTTTCTCGGGCGGTCCGAAGATGGTCGCCCCGGGGCTCGCCGGGCTCGACACCGTGCTCACCCTGCACGACGCCGTCCGCGTCGGCGATCCCCGGTCAACGTGGGGGATCGTGGAAGACAACCCGCTGCACAGCGACATCCGGGCGATCGCGGCGCGGCCGGAGGCGAAGCCCCACTTCAGTGTCGACGTGCTGCTCGACCGGCAGCAGAGGATCACGCACGTCTTCGCGGGCGAGCTCTTCGAGATGCACCGCCGTGCCTGCGCGGCCGCGAAGCCGATCGCCATGCGGGAGACCAATCACCGGTTCGAAGTCGTGGTGACGACGAACTCCGGCTATCCGCTCGACCAGAACCTCTACCAGGCGGTCAAGGGGATGTCGGCGGCGGCGCAGGTGGTTGCCGACGGTGGAACGATCCTTTGCGCGGCCGAGTGCAGCGATGGCATTCCGGACCACGGCCGCTACGCCGAACTGCTCGGTCGCGGCGGCTCGCCCGAGGAACTGCTCCGGCAGATCGAGGCTCGGCAGGAAGCCGAGCCGGACCAGTGGCAGGTCCAGGTCCAGGCGTTGATCCAGCGGCGCGCCCGGGTGCTGGTCAAGGCGGACGGGCTGAGCGGGGACCAGCTTGCCGCCGCTCACTTCGAGCCGGCGCCCAACCTCGATGCCGCGCTCGCCGAGTGCGTGGCGGCCCGGCCGGACGCGCGTATCTGCGTGCTGCCCGAAGGGCCGCAGACGATTCCCTACGTCGCGGACTGATCGTCGCCGCTTCGCGGCGCAGTATCTAGGCCGCCTTCGGCGGCAGCGGGTCAGAGGACCCGCGCACCCAGAAAAAGGGCCTCCCCGTCGCCGGGGAGGCCCTGAATCTTCGGCCACGGCATCAGGCGCCGTGGCTTCTTCCGGAAGAGCTCAGCCTAGAAGCTGAACCGGCCGCCGATCTGCAACTGGCGCGGCCTCGTGGTCAGGAACGACGGAATCCCGAGAGTGTCGGGCACGACTTCGTTCCTGATGTTGCGCTGACCGAAGCCGACGCCGAAGCTGTTCTGGTCGAACAGGTTGAACGCCTCGACGAAGACGTCGAGGCGCATGCCGTCGCCGAAGCGGAAGAACTTGCCGACCCGTAGGTCAATCGTCTGGATCGACTCGTTCCGCTCCGTGTTCCGGCCGACAACGAGGCCGCCCATGACCGCCCGGTAGTCGGGGCAGTTCCAGCCGACCGAGCTGCAGTAGGCGAAGTCGACGCCGGAGTCGACCAGCGTGTACGGGTAGCCCGACTGGTAGTTCAGGATGCCCGAGATCTGGAAGTCGAGCGGCAACTGGATCATGCCCGTGACCACCAGGCGATGCTCGATGTCGCGATCCGACAGTCCCCAGTCGTAGTCCAGGTTGCCGGTGTCGGAGATCGTGACGCCGGTCGCCGAGCGTTCGTTCGAGTCGGTGTCGCGGTCCTTGCCCCAGGTGTAGTGGGCGCCGAACTGGTAGCGGCCGGTGAAGCGCCTGTTCGCCTTGATCGTGATCGCCTGGTACTCGGACTCGCCGCGGGACTGCCGGACGAGGATCTCGGCTACGTCGTCGCGCACGCGGCCGTCCCACATCGGGCGGCCGTACTCGTCGTAACCACCGAACTGGCGGTTCCAGTCCGTGTTCCGCTGCAGGCCGGTCGCCTCGGCGTAGACTGCATCGACGCCCGCGCTCCAGCCGGAGCCGAGTTCCCGCTCCCAGCCGAGGCTGGCACGAATGGTCTGCGCGTCGTCGAACGCGGGATCGACGTAGGAGATCGCGGGGGTGATCCCCGGCGGCGGGTTCTCGTTGTCGATCGGCGTTCCGAGAGGCACGTAGCCGTTCTCGCCCGCGCGAACGTTGATGCGGCCGTAGTTCGGCGGTACGCCGTTGGCCTGCACCTGGTTGGCGAACAATAGGGTCGGCGTGCGACCGAAGAAGAAGCCGACGCCGCCGCGAAGAACGGACCGGCCCTCATCCGACGCCATGGCGAAGCCGAAGCGAGGCGCCAGGTTCTCCGTATCCGGGATCTGGCGACCGTCCGGCTCGATGTGGTCGAGGCCGTCGGGGTTGTCCGTGGACGTGTAGCGGAGGCCGTAGCTCAGCGTCAGGTTGTCACGCTTCAGGCTGTCCTGGCCGTAGAACGCGAGCGCGGCCTGCGTCTCGTCGTAGTTCGGATAGGTCGAATCTCCGAACCAGATCCGGGCGTTGCTCGCGTTGTTGTTCAGGAAGTCCTCCGGCGACTGGAAGTCGTATCGACCGTCCCGGCTGCCGGCGAAGAGTTGCGCGAGGTCATCCTTCGAGTAGTCGACGCCGAACTTCATGTCGTGGGCGCCGAACAGGTAGGAGAAGTCGTTCTTGATCTGAAGCTGCGACTCCTCGACGAAGATCGGCAGGAAGTCGAACTTGCCCACGCTGTCGCGGGAGCCGAACCGGAACCGGACCTGCGCCTCGATCGGCGTGCCGACCCGCAGGGACAGACGGTCCAGGTTGTCGTCGGCCGACTGGATGCGGAACTCGTTCACGCCGCGGCTGCCGATGACGGAGGTCATCGACGCGATGAAGGACAGCGTGTCCTCCGTCTTGAGCGACTCCTCATCGAGATAGCTGCTCTCGCGCTCGAAGTCGGTCAAGTTGGCTCGCAGGGTGATCAGGTTCGCGTCGCTGATCTGGTGGTCCAGCTTGCCGAACAGGATCTGATTGCTCACCGAGCGCAGGAACAGGCCGGTGGCGGAGCCGTCGGCGTTCCGGTCGAAGCCGTCGACCAGAGCCGCGAAGGCGGGCTCGTTCTGTGCCCGCTGCATGATCAGGTCGTATGTGCTGAAGTCGCCGGTCGACCGCAGCGAACGCGTGAACGGAATGTCCTGGTCGCGCTGGTCGATGCCGAAGTAGTAGTGGGTGCGGTCGCGCTTGAACGGACCACCGATCGAGAAGCCGTAGTTCTGGGTGTCGAACTCGTCGACCGGCCGCGAGCCGTCGTTGCCGAAGTGGTCGTCGAGCGGCGACGAAGGCAGATCCTCGGCCATGCTGTCATCACGGAAGAACGCGAAAGCCGACCCTCTGACCTCGTTCGTGCCGGACTTCGTGACGACGTTGACGAAGGCGCCGCCGTGCCGGCCGTACTCGGCTGAGAAGCCGTTGGTGATGACCTGGAACTGGCGGACCGTGTCCTGAGCGACGATCAGGCCGTCGTTCTCGGTGGCTTCGCCGCCGCGGCCGTAGCCGAAGAAGGTGCTCTTGTTGTCCGCGCCGTCGACCGAGAGTCCGCTGTACATGCCGCGCTGGCCGGCCATCGTCAGGAAGCCGCGGGAGCGGTCGCGCTGTACGCCGGGAGTGAGAATCGCGAAGTCCGTGAAATCGCGGCCCACGGTGGGCAGGCTCTCGATTGCCACCTCGTCGATGTAGTTGGCCGCGCCGGAGCGGCTGACCTCGATGATCGGCGCCTCGGAGGTGACGGTGATCACTTCGGAGGTCGACTCGATCTCGAGCGTCAGGTTGACGTCCTTGATTTGACCGACGAGAACGGAGACGTCGGCTTGCTGTGTGGTCTGCATACCGGAGAGCTCGGCGTTCACCGTGTAGGTGCCGACCTGGAGCGCCTTGGCGCTGTAGAAGCCGTTGGCGTCCGAGATCACGGCACGGGCGATGCCGGTGTCCTGGTTGGTGACGGTCACCGTGGCGCCGGGAATGGCGCCGCCCTCGACATCCGAGATGTAGCCCTGGACGGTGCCGGTGATGGTCTGGGCGAAGCCGGCACCGCCGATCAGGAGGGCGCAGGCCGTTGCCAGGAGGATCGCAAGAAGACGTGCCCGGGGGCGGGTCGACTGCATGGTTGGGTTTCTCCTCTGTGTCTTAGTAGGCGCCGTCGAACTCAACACGAATTCACCGGCGTGCTGTTCACGCTTGGGAAGGACTGTCTTGTCTGTGGATGTGGCGGTGGTGGGGCGCTCGCGCGCAAGGCCACGGACCGGACACGACTATAGAGACCGCTTCGCCCCCCGTCAAAGGAGCGGCTTTCGCTTCAAGATGTTGAATCGGCGGGTCGAGCCAGGGCCTCATGCTGCGAGTCTCGTCCAAGGCGTTGAAGCCATCGTGAAGGGAGGGGGATGCGGGCAAGGATGCCCGTGTTGCCAGGGTTGTCCGGAACGCCCTAAGTCGTTGAGCAAACTGGCAGTTCGGTGCTGCCGGTCAGATACTCGTCGATCCGGGCTGCCGCGCCGCGGCCCTCGTTGATCGCCCAGACGATCAGGCTCTGGCCGCGGCGGCAGTCGCCGGCCGCGAACACGCCCTCGACCGAGGTGGCGTACTGCCCGGGCTCGGCGGCGAAGTTGCTGCGCCGGTCGGTGGCGAGCCCCAGTTGCTCGGCGAGCGTCGCTTCGGGGCCGAGAAAGCCCATCGCCAGCAGCACGAGTTCGGCCTCGAAGGTCTCCTCGGTACCCGGCACCTCCTCCATCGTGAACCGGCCGGCGCTGTCCCGCCGCCAGACGACACGGACCGTCTCGATGCCGGCGACTCCGCCGGCCCCGTCGTCGACGAAGCGCTTCGAGAGGACGGAGAACACCCGCGGGTCGGCGCCGAACCTGGCCGCTGCTTCGGCGTGCGCGTACTCGACGCGGAAGATGCGCGGCCACTCCGGCCAGGGGTTGTCGAGCGCCCGGCCGTCCGGCGGCCGGTCCAGCAGTTCGAAGTTGACAAGCGAAGCGCAGCCGTGCCGGATCGCGGTCGCGATGCAGTCGGCGCCGGTGTCGCCGCCGCCGATCACGATGACGTTCCTGCCTTCGGCGTGAATCGGTGCTTCGACGGGATGGGCACCATCGCTGGGAAGGTCAGCATCGAGGAGCGCGCGGGTGTGCTCGGTCAGGAAGTCCATCGCGAAGTGGATGCCCGAGAGCTCGCGGCCCGGGATGGGCAGATCGCGCGGACGCGTCGCGCCGGCGGCGAGCAGGATCGCGTCGTGGTCGCGACGGAGCTCGCCTGCGTCGACGTTCACGCCGACATGGGCGCCGGTGACGAACCCGATCCCCTCCGCGCGCATCAGGTCGATCCGCCGGTCGACGACCAGGCGCTTGTCGAGCTTCATGTTCGGGATGCCGTACATCAGCAGGCCGCCGATGCGGTCTTCGCGTTCGAACACGGTGACCGAGTGGCCGGCGCTGTTCAACTGCGCCGCAGCGGCAAGGCCCGCGGGCCCGGAACCGACGATTGCCACCTTCTTGCCGGTCCGCTTCGCCGGCGGCCGGGGGACGATCCAGCCCTCCTCGAAACCGCGGTCGACGATCGCGTTCTCGATGTTCTTGATCGTCACGGCCGGATCGGTGATCCCGAGCACGCATGCGCCCTCGCACGGCGCGGGGCAGACGCGACCGGTGAACTCGGGGAAGTTGTTCGTCTGCTCGAGCCTCCGGAGCGCCTCGCGCCAGCGCCCCTGGTAGACGAGGTCGTTCCATTCCGGGATCAGGTTGTCGATCGGGCAGCCGTCGTTCGACTGGCAGAAGGGGACGCCGCAGTCCATGCAGCGGGCGCCCTGCGTGGCCAGGTGCTCTTCGGGCACCGGTCGCAGGAACTCGTCGTAGTGACTCAGGCGGATCAGCGGATCCTGGTACGGAACCGCGGCGCGCGCGTACTCCTTGAAGCCGGTGTCCTTGCCCATGCTCCGCCTGTCCGCGTCGGTCCGCCGACCTCAGGCCGCG
Protein-coding regions in this window:
- a CDS encoding glutamate synthase subunit beta, encoding MGKDTGFKEYARAAVPYQDPLIRLSHYDEFLRPVPEEHLATQGARCMDCGVPFCQSNDGCPIDNLIPEWNDLVYQGRWREALRRLEQTNNFPEFTGRVCPAPCEGACVLGITDPAVTIKNIENAIVDRGFEEGWIVPRPPAKRTGKKVAIVGSGPAGLAAAAQLNSAGHSVTVFEREDRIGGLLMYGIPNMKLDKRLVVDRRIDLMRAEGIGFVTGAHVGVNVDAGELRRDHDAILLAAGATRPRDLPIPGRELSGIHFAMDFLTEHTRALLDADLPSDGAHPVEAPIHAEGRNVIVIGGGDTGADCIATAIRHGCASLVNFELLDRPPDGRALDNPWPEWPRIFRVEYAHAEAAARFGADPRVFSVLSKRFVDDGAGGVAGIETVRVVWRRDSAGRFTMEEVPGTEETFEAELVLLAMGFLGPEATLAEQLGLATDRRSNFAAEPGQYATSVEGVFAAGDCRRGQSLIVWAINEGRGAAARIDEYLTGSTELPVCSTT